The Deferribacterota bacterium nucleotide sequence ATTGAAGTCGCAGGTGGAGAAAAGATTGATTAGTAAGTTATGCAAAAGGGTGAAAAAACTATTAATCAAGAGTGATGCCTACGTGGTACTACATATAGACTATGATAATATTAATAAATCTCATTTAGAGTATATGCTCAAGTATTTAAGAAAGTATAGTAAAGATATAAAGCTAAAAATTAATGAAAAAATTGCTACTGCGTATAATATCAATCTGAATTTATGCGATATAGAATTTTTATAGATATTTGTTAATTAACTAATATTTATTTAAATATATATTTTAAGTGAGGATATTTATATGCAAGATGGTGTTACAAATCTAAGTAGATTTATAATACAAGAACAAAGGAAATACCCTAGTGCTTCAGGTGATTTCTCATTGATCTTAGAGCAGATTGCCCTAGCGGCTAAACTAATCACGAGAGAGGTTTCTAAAGCTGGCATAACAGATATTATAGGGGATGTTAATTCTAAGAATATTTATGGCGAGAGACAACAAAAGTTAGATCTTTTTGCACATAAAAATCTAATACATGCACTTGATCATATAGGGAAATTAGCAGGTATGGCTTCTGAAGAATCAGATAAAATTATAAACATACCAACAAAACATCCTGAGGGTAAGTATTTGGCAGTATTTGACCCTCTTGATGGCTCAAGCAATATAGAGGTTAATATTAGTATAGGTACAATATTTGGTATATATAGAAAACTTAATGCAGATAAAAAAGGTTGTAGTGAAGAAGATTTTTTACAACCTGGTAAAAATCTGGTGTCTTCTGGCTATGTTGTTTATGGAGCAAGTACTATGTTTGTCTATACTACTGGTAATGGTGTAAATGGTTTCACATTAGACCCATCTATAGGAGAGTTTATTTTATCTCACCCTGATATGAAAATACCAAGTGTGGGTAGTATTTATAGTGTAAATGAAGCATATGCAAATAGATGGGATAAGAGAATTATAAAATATATCGAATATTTAAAAAATATGAAAGATAGAAGTTATAAATCGAGGTATATTGGCTCACTTGTATCTGATTTTCATAGAAATTTGCTTAAAGGAGGGATATTTTTATACCCTGCTGATAGTAAAAGCCCAACTGGCAAACTTAGGTTATTATACGAGGCAAATCCTTTGTCCTTTTTGATTGAACAAGCAGGTGGTAAAGCAATTGACGGAAAAAGAAATATCTTAGAGATTCAGCCTGAATCGATCCATCAAAGAACCCCGTTATTTATTGGATCTTCCTATGAAATAGATCTACTAAAGGATTTTTTAAAAGACACTTAATGTTTATTGGCGCCCATCAATCAATATCAGGTGGTATATTTAAAAGTATTATAAGAGCAATTGATGATAAGTGTGAGTCCCTTCAGATATTTGTAAAGAATGCCAATAGGTGGTATTGTAAACCTTTGGATTTAAAAGTTAAAGAGAGATTTTTAGAATTAGCAAAATCTTTTGGATTTAATAAAATCTGCGTGCATAGCTCTTATTTGATAAATCTTGCAAGTAATGATAGTAATTTGTGGTATAAGTCAATAAAGGCAGTTAAAGAAGAATTAGAAATCTGCGATCAGCTAAAAATACCCTATTATATAGTGCATCCTGGTTTTTTTAGGGATAGCTCCCTAGAAGAGGGTATAAATAGAATTATAAAGGCAATAGAAATTATCTATAGTGAGAATTTATTTAATGCTGATATATTACTTGAGACAACAGCTGGGCAAGGAACTTCTATAGGTTATAAATTAGAGCAGCTTTATGAGATTATATCTTCTAGTAGATTTGAAAATAAACTAGGGATCTGTTTGGATACATGTCATATGTATGCAGCTGGTTATGATATTATTAATGAATATGATAATATTTTTAGTAAGGTTGTTAAATTGTTT carries:
- the fbp gene encoding class 1 fructose-bisphosphatase, with product MQDGVTNLSRFIIQEQRKYPSASGDFSLILEQIALAAKLITREVSKAGITDIIGDVNSKNIYGERQQKLDLFAHKNLIHALDHIGKLAGMASEESDKIINIPTKHPEGKYLAVFDPLDGSSNIEVNISIGTIFGIYRKLNADKKGCSEEDFLQPGKNLVSSGYVVYGASTMFVYTTGNGVNGFTLDPSIGEFILSHPDMKIPSVGSIYSVNEAYANRWDKRIIKYIEYLKNMKDRSYKSRYIGSLVSDFHRNLLKGGIFLYPADSKSPTGKLRLLYEANPLSFLIEQAGGKAIDGKRNILEIQPESIHQRTPLFIGSSYEIDLLKDFLKDT
- a CDS encoding deoxyribonuclease IV, whose protein sequence is MFIGAHQSISGGIFKSIIRAIDDKCESLQIFVKNANRWYCKPLDLKVKERFLELAKSFGFNKICVHSSYLINLASNDSNLWYKSIKAVKEELEICDQLKIPYYIVHPGFFRDSSLEEGINRIIKAIEIIYSENLFNADILLETTAGQGTSIGYKLEQLYEIISSSRFENKLGICLDTCHMYAAGYDIINEYDNIFSKVVKLFDSKCKVIHINDTIVSCGSKKDRHEKILEGDLGRDFFRKLINDKRFSYTLGILETEKDVNSSYRNQINRLYKLRGLYV